A genomic window from Anticarsia gemmatalis isolate Benzon Research Colony breed Stoneville strain chromosome 6, ilAntGemm2 primary, whole genome shotgun sequence includes:
- the LOC142973721 gene encoding putative oxidoreductase TM_0325, whose product MFSNKVVLITGASSGIGAQTAIDFAKHDAQLVITGRNKDKLSEVANQCEKDSPSKLKPLVVIADVNKDADVEQILKSATEKFDRLDVLVNSVGVLESGTIETTDIDQYDRVMETNVRGPYLLTKLAVPFLIKTKGNIINVSSVTGLRSFPNVLAYCMSKAALDQFTRCVALELAPKGVRVNAVNPGVITTGLHMKSSMNEQQYEEFIKKCADTHALGRAGEAKEVSSVIIFLASDAASFVTGVTLPVDGGRHAMCPR is encoded by the coding sequence ATGTTCTCGAATAAAGTTGTACTTATCACCGGCGCGAGTTCGGGTATCGGTGCTCAGACAGCCATAGACTTCGCAAAGCATGATGCCCAGCTAGTAATTACGGGAAGAAACAAAGATAAATTAAGTGAAGTTGCTAACCAATGCGAAAAAGACTCGCCGAGTAAATTGAAGCCGTTGGTTGTAATCGCTGATGTAAACAAAGATGCAGATGtagaacaaattttaaaatcagCGACTGAGAAATTTGACCGTTTAGACGTTCTCGTCAACAGTGTTGGCGTTCTTGAATCTGGGACCATAGAAACGACTGACATAGACCAATATGACAGAGTCATGGAAACCAATGTGCGAGGCCCGTATTTGCTCACGAAGTTAGCTGTTCCTTTTCTTATTAAAACGAAAGGAAATATCATTAATGTGTCAAGTGTAACTGGACTCAGATCATTTCCGAATGTTCTGGCGTATTGCATGTCCAAAGCTGCTTTGGATCAGTTTACAAGATGCGTTGCTCTTGAACTGGCGCCTAAAGGCGTTCGAGTAAATGCTGTGAACCCTGGAGTGATAACTACAGGTCTTCATATGAAGAGTAGTATGAATGAACAACAGTATGAAGAGTTTATAAAGAAATGTGCCGACACTCATGCTTTGGGTAGGGCTGGAGAAGCTAAGGAAGTCTCatctgttattattttcttggcGAGCGATGCAGCTAGTTTTGTCACTGGTGTAACTTTGCCGGTAGATGGCGGCCGTCATGCAATGTGCCCgcgataa